Proteins encoded in a region of the Synechococcus sp. BIOS-U3-1 genome:
- a CDS encoding DUF3386 domain-containing protein yields MTVTSIANVAPGSDCRDAFQAAYQNRYTWEPGFGGYQGRCVWEQGDRRVEGRFQIGADLKAKVEGVDDAEVEKAIASQLWEVAIHRVRRPFEQVHGANTFIAGDSTDEGLEVLIAGKGEGDRYRIKDDVVTMVHRHIHGTVVTIHTGSTTDTGSGYLSHTYNSQYSDPKTGESKGSANQFEDTFTPLFEGGPWVLQQRIIKTESGDAAEKQVFRFESLEAKTN; encoded by the coding sequence GTGACTGTCACCAGCATTGCCAACGTTGCCCCCGGCAGTGACTGCCGGGATGCTTTTCAAGCTGCTTATCAGAACCGCTACACCTGGGAACCAGGATTCGGCGGATATCAAGGACGCTGCGTCTGGGAACAGGGCGATCGTCGTGTTGAAGGTCGGTTTCAGATCGGTGCGGATCTGAAGGCCAAGGTCGAGGGTGTTGATGATGCTGAGGTGGAGAAGGCGATCGCCTCCCAACTCTGGGAAGTCGCCATTCATCGCGTTCGCAGACCCTTTGAGCAGGTGCATGGCGCCAACACCTTTATCGCTGGTGACAGCACGGATGAAGGGCTAGAGGTCCTGATCGCAGGTAAGGGTGAGGGAGATCGCTACCGCATCAAAGATGATGTGGTGACGATGGTTCACCGGCATATTCACGGCACGGTGGTCACCATTCACACCGGAAGCACAACGGACACTGGATCGGGTTATCTCAGCCACACCTACAACAGCCAATATTCAGATCCAAAGACTGGTGAGAGTAAAGGCTCTGCAAATCAATTTGAAGACACGTTCACTCCTTTGTTTGAAGGTGGTCCTTGGGTCCTTCAGCAGCGCATTATCAAAACTGAAAGTGGAGACGCTGCTGAGAAACAGGTGTTTCGATTTGAGTCGCTTGAAGCAAAGACAAATTGA
- a CDS encoding alanine/glycine:cation symporter family protein → MQHFLKSFNSQIGGFVWGPPTVALIAITGIFLMFGLRFIPLRKLIYGFKLVSRPAALKSEGEISPFQALMTSLAATIGTGNIAGVSTAIAVGGAGAVFWMWLIALFGIATKYAEAVLAIQFREVDSSGNHVGGPMYYISNGLGKSWAWMGGLFAVFGMLAGFGIGNGVQSFELAKALEKSILHVPREVTGVILGVLIFLVVIGGIRRIARAASAIVPLMGILYVGSCLVILVINFADIPSAFGLIFGSAFTGQAAVGGAFGVVVLQGFKRGIFSNEAGLGSAPIAHAASKTNSPVTQGSIAMLGTFIDTFVVCTMTALVVITTYSKELFGMSDSARKALAGSEISIEAFGLGVSGGGLIVTISIVVFAFTTILGWSFYGEKCTQFLLGEKAILPYRLVWVSVAVIAAIAGEKGLVWDVSDTLNGLMALPNLLALLLLSGTVFQLTQNHFSPSSEPDS, encoded by the coding sequence ATGCAACATTTTTTAAAATCATTTAATTCTCAGATTGGGGGATTTGTTTGGGGGCCACCCACCGTGGCCCTGATCGCGATTACTGGCATCTTTTTGATGTTTGGTCTTCGCTTCATTCCACTACGAAAGCTTATTTATGGCTTCAAACTTGTTTCCAGGCCTGCTGCGCTGAAGTCTGAAGGAGAAATTTCTCCTTTTCAGGCATTGATGACTTCTTTGGCGGCAACCATCGGCACCGGCAATATTGCTGGTGTATCGACAGCTATTGCCGTTGGTGGGGCTGGGGCAGTTTTCTGGATGTGGCTGATTGCTTTGTTCGGAATTGCCACGAAGTACGCAGAAGCAGTATTGGCTATTCAGTTCAGGGAAGTTGATTCCTCTGGAAATCATGTTGGTGGCCCTATGTACTACATCAGCAATGGTTTGGGGAAAAGTTGGGCCTGGATGGGTGGCCTTTTTGCTGTCTTTGGAATGCTTGCTGGTTTCGGAATCGGCAACGGAGTTCAATCATTTGAACTTGCGAAAGCTTTGGAGAAATCAATCCTGCATGTCCCTCGTGAGGTGACTGGAGTCATTCTCGGTGTGTTGATTTTCCTTGTAGTGATTGGTGGCATTCGCAGAATTGCTAGAGCTGCCTCTGCAATTGTTCCACTGATGGGGATCCTTTACGTAGGTTCTTGTTTAGTAATTCTTGTGATCAATTTCGCCGATATTCCCTCAGCATTTGGATTGATTTTTGGATCGGCTTTTACAGGGCAGGCTGCTGTTGGTGGTGCGTTTGGGGTTGTTGTCCTTCAAGGCTTCAAGCGTGGGATTTTTTCAAACGAAGCAGGTTTAGGCAGTGCGCCAATTGCCCATGCCGCCTCAAAAACAAATAGCCCTGTTACTCAGGGGTCGATCGCGATGCTCGGCACTTTTATTGATACGTTCGTTGTTTGCACAATGACTGCTCTTGTAGTAATTACAACTTATTCAAAAGAGCTGTTCGGAATGTCTGATAGTGCTCGCAAGGCATTGGCAGGATCAGAGATTTCTATCGAAGCTTTTGGTTTGGGTGTTAGCGGTGGAGGATTAATAGTGACCATCAGCATCGTTGTTTTTGCATTTACTACCATCCTGGGTTGGAGCTTTTATGGTGAGAAATGTACGCAATTCCTCCTTGGTGAAAAAGCAATTTTGCCCTATAGATTGGTTTGGGTATCCGTGGCTGTAATCGCAGCGATTGCCGGAGAAAAAGGTCTTGTCTGGGATGTTTCTGATACTTTGAATGGCCTCATGGCTCTACCTAACTTATTGGCGCTTCTGCTGCTTTCGGGAACTGTATTTCAGCTCACACAAAATCACTTCAGCCCGTCATCGGAACCTGATTCGTAA
- a CDS encoding DUF6447 family protein, protein MTATPAENPVLTFEGKRYNLNDLPEDLKELVRGMQVADAQLRMHEDTLKVLAVGRQSMAMQLNERLKNVTPMPEQG, encoded by the coding sequence ATGACCGCAACGCCAGCAGAAAATCCAGTGCTCACCTTCGAAGGTAAGCGCTACAACCTCAATGACCTTCCTGAAGATCTGAAGGAACTCGTGCGCGGCATGCAGGTTGCTGACGCGCAGCTGCGCATGCATGAAGACACGCTGAAAGTTCTTGCCGTTGGACGTCAATCCATGGCAATGCAGCTGAATGAGCGACTGAAAAACGTCACTCCAATGCCAGAACAAGGCTGA
- a CDS encoding ABC transporter ATP-binding protein: MLKTSEAGFRRLLPLLRPHLPQLSLGLICMLIYVSSFLLLLNLAGSLFPALGSRDLGRVLGLIGQGVLIFAIQKVAQFGQDSLLAGPALQVSKTLRSNLFRRLQTVELGALEKLSAGDVTYRLTEDADRVSEVLYKSIHDTLPSVLQLLAVLGYMLWLDWKLTASILLLAPLIIWLISLFGARVMAATERSQKKVSELAGLLGEAIEGLPLVRAFAAEPWLQGRFEDEIDQHRQARHRTYSLVALQHPVVGMIEVVGLFSVLGLAAWRIQNDGLSTAGLSSYLTGLVVLIDPIAHVTNNFNEFQQGQASLRRLREIEQEPQETADPDPALPIGRPEGHLNLHRVNFAYGNGEPVLRDINLNIEAGQVVALVGPSGAGKSTLFSLLLRFNSAQSGEIELDGKNLAQVKARELRQQVALVPQRTTVFSGSIAEAIRFGRPASHSQLLEAARLANAHDFIMALPDGYETKLEERGTNVSGGQLQRIAIARAVLGNPAVMLLDEATSALDAEAEAAVQLGLRQAMHGRTVLVIAHRLATVQEADQIVVLDRGQISEQGSHDQLMANNGRYRDLCERQMIRDGRS, from the coding sequence ATGCTGAAAACCTCCGAGGCAGGATTCCGCAGGCTGCTGCCATTACTGCGTCCGCATCTGCCCCAACTAAGCCTCGGGCTGATCTGCATGCTCATCTATGTGAGCAGCTTTCTATTGCTGCTCAATCTCGCGGGTTCCCTGTTCCCTGCCCTGGGATCGAGAGATCTAGGGAGAGTGCTCGGGCTGATCGGGCAGGGCGTGCTGATTTTTGCGATCCAGAAAGTGGCTCAGTTCGGTCAGGACTCCCTGCTGGCCGGACCTGCCCTTCAGGTGAGCAAGACCCTGCGCAGCAATCTGTTTCGTCGGCTGCAGACCGTTGAACTGGGAGCACTAGAGAAACTCTCAGCAGGCGATGTCACCTACCGACTGACCGAAGACGCGGATCGTGTCAGTGAAGTGCTCTACAAATCGATTCACGACACACTTCCGAGTGTGCTCCAACTGCTGGCGGTGCTGGGGTACATGCTCTGGCTGGACTGGAAACTCACAGCATCGATCCTGCTGCTGGCACCGTTGATCATCTGGCTGATCAGCCTGTTTGGCGCACGAGTGATGGCAGCCACAGAGCGCAGTCAGAAGAAAGTGAGCGAACTGGCCGGTTTGCTTGGTGAAGCCATCGAAGGCCTACCGCTTGTACGGGCCTTCGCTGCAGAGCCCTGGCTGCAAGGGCGCTTTGAAGATGAGATTGATCAACATCGTCAGGCCCGGCATCGCACTTACAGCCTTGTTGCCCTGCAGCACCCGGTTGTCGGAATGATCGAAGTGGTGGGCCTTTTCTCGGTGCTTGGACTGGCTGCCTGGAGGATTCAGAACGATGGCCTGAGCACTGCTGGCTTAAGCAGCTATCTCACTGGCCTTGTGGTGCTGATCGACCCCATCGCTCACGTCACCAACAACTTCAATGAATTTCAGCAAGGTCAAGCTTCGCTGCGCCGTCTGCGGGAGATCGAACAGGAGCCACAAGAAACCGCAGATCCAGATCCGGCCTTGCCGATTGGTCGACCGGAAGGCCACCTAAATCTGCATCGCGTCAACTTCGCTTACGGCAACGGTGAACCGGTGCTTCGCGACATCAACCTGAACATCGAAGCCGGTCAGGTTGTTGCACTGGTTGGACCATCCGGTGCCGGCAAAAGCACATTGTTCTCCCTGCTTCTGCGCTTTAACAGTGCCCAGTCAGGAGAGATCGAGCTGGATGGAAAGAATCTGGCTCAAGTGAAAGCGCGCGAACTTAGACAACAGGTCGCCCTCGTGCCTCAGCGAACAACAGTGTTCTCCGGCAGCATTGCCGAAGCGATCCGTTTCGGCAGACCAGCAAGCCATAGTCAGCTGCTGGAAGCAGCCCGTCTGGCCAATGCCCACGATTTCATCATGGCCTTGCCGGATGGCTACGAGACAAAGCTGGAGGAGCGTGGCACCAACGTGTCCGGGGGGCAGCTGCAGCGAATTGCCATTGCTAGGGCAGTCCTAGGAAATCCCGCGGTGATGCTGCTCGATGAGGCCACAAGCGCTCTGGACGCTGAGGCTGAGGCTGCTGTTCAGCTGGGACTGCGCCAGGCGATGCACGGCCGCACTGTGCTGGTGATCGCCCACCGACTGGCCACTGTGCAGGAAGCCGATCAGATTGTGGTGCTTGACCGCGGCCAAATCAGCGAACAAGGCAGCCATGATCAGTTGATGGCGAATAACGGCCGCTACCGAGATCTGTGTGAACGCCAAATGATTCGCGATGGGCGCAGCTAA
- a CDS encoding RNA-binding S4 domain-containing protein, with the protein MRLDQFLKWQGWVGTGGEAKMLIQDGQVRVNDCVVTQRGRQLKIGDCVIVGGDQAVVTMI; encoded by the coding sequence ATGCGACTCGATCAGTTCCTGAAATGGCAAGGGTGGGTCGGTACTGGCGGTGAGGCCAAGATGCTGATCCAGGACGGGCAAGTGCGTGTGAATGACTGCGTTGTGACTCAGCGTGGTCGCCAGCTGAAGATCGGCGATTGCGTAATTGTTGGTGGAGATCAGGCTGTCGTCACGATGATCTGA
- the tpiA gene encoding triose-phosphate isomerase, whose amino-acid sequence MGKPVIAGNWKMHMTCAQARDWLATFLPLIADTPDDRELVVAPPFTAISTTAEVTSGSRLEISSQNVHWEGQGAFTGEIAPSMLEEHGVRYAIVGHSEPRKYFSESDEQINHRARSAQAHGLIPIVCVGESDEQRSRGEAERVIRRQVEQGLEGLDPNRLVVAYEPIWAIGTGKTCESSEANRICGLIRSWVGASDLIIQYGGSVKPANIDELMAMSDIDGVLVGGASLDAESFARIANYQVA is encoded by the coding sequence GTGGGCAAACCGGTGATTGCTGGAAACTGGAAGATGCACATGACGTGCGCCCAGGCCCGGGACTGGCTGGCCACGTTTTTGCCATTGATCGCGGACACGCCTGATGACCGTGAGCTGGTGGTGGCTCCTCCGTTTACTGCGATTAGTACGACGGCTGAGGTCACTTCAGGGTCAAGGCTTGAGATTTCAAGTCAGAACGTGCACTGGGAAGGTCAGGGTGCGTTCACGGGGGAGATCGCTCCGTCGATGTTGGAAGAGCATGGAGTGCGTTACGCGATTGTTGGCCACAGCGAGCCGCGTAAATACTTCAGTGAGAGCGATGAGCAGATCAACCACAGGGCGCGTTCAGCTCAGGCCCATGGTCTGATCCCCATTGTCTGCGTTGGAGAAAGTGATGAACAGCGCAGCCGTGGTGAAGCTGAGCGTGTGATTCGCCGTCAGGTTGAACAGGGCCTTGAAGGACTGGATCCGAACCGTCTCGTGGTTGCCTATGAACCCATCTGGGCCATCGGCACCGGCAAGACCTGTGAATCCTCTGAGGCGAACCGCATCTGTGGTCTGATTCGGAGTTGGGTGGGTGCCTCTGATCTGATCATTCAGTACGGAGGATCCGTCAAACCTGCAAACATCGATGAGCTCATGGCCATGAGTGATATCGACGGTGTGCTCGTGGGTGGCGCATCGCTCGATGCTGAAAGCTTTGCTCGCATCGCCAACTATCAGGTCGCCTGA
- the folP gene encoding dihydropteroate synthase, with product MRHPACWGHRPAVMGVINLTPDSFSDGGRFNRADLALTEASRQLQAGAQVLDLGAQSTRPGAVEVGAEEELSRLLPGLESIRAAHPQAILSVDTFLASVARAALKAGADWINDVSGGRRDPAMLPLVADAGCPYVLMHSRGDSLTMDDCTDYGDQGVVAGVLQELRLSTDRALQAGLSREQLIWDPGLGFAKTTEQNLELLRQLDDLQQDGIPLLLGPSRKRFIGAVLDQPRSKARIWGTAAVCARAVEAGVHVLRVHDVGPMSQVVTMAAAVARQRS from the coding sequence ATGCGTCATCCCGCCTGCTGGGGCCATCGCCCAGCTGTGATGGGGGTAATCAACCTCACCCCAGATTCTTTCAGTGATGGAGGACGGTTCAATAGGGCGGATTTGGCCTTAACCGAAGCGTCACGTCAGCTGCAGGCTGGAGCGCAAGTTCTCGATCTTGGTGCCCAGAGCACCCGCCCCGGTGCTGTTGAGGTAGGTGCCGAAGAAGAGCTGTCGCGTCTTCTACCTGGTCTTGAAAGCATTCGAGCAGCCCATCCGCAAGCCATTCTTTCTGTGGATACGTTTCTGGCATCTGTTGCACGAGCAGCTTTGAAGGCAGGTGCCGATTGGATCAACGATGTCAGTGGAGGCAGGCGCGACCCTGCCATGCTTCCGTTGGTGGCTGATGCTGGTTGCCCGTATGTGCTGATGCACAGTCGTGGTGACAGTCTGACCATGGATGACTGCACTGATTACGGCGACCAGGGTGTTGTTGCTGGAGTGTTGCAGGAACTCAGGCTCAGCACCGATCGGGCTCTTCAGGCCGGCCTGAGTCGGGAACAGCTGATCTGGGATCCAGGTCTGGGCTTCGCCAAGACCACGGAGCAGAATCTTGAGCTGCTCAGACAGTTGGACGATCTTCAGCAGGACGGCATTCCTCTTTTGCTAGGACCTTCTCGTAAGCGTTTTATTGGTGCTGTTCTTGATCAACCTCGCTCCAAAGCAAGGATCTGGGGTACGGCTGCGGTCTGCGCAAGGGCTGTGGAGGCTGGGGTTCATGTGCTGCGAGTGCACGATGTAGGGCCGATGAGTCAGGTGGTGACCATGGCCGCGGCGGTTGCCCGGCAACGTTCGTGA
- a CDS encoding thiol-disulfide oxidoreductase DCC family protein codes for MSTSPELTLLFDGGCPLCVREVTFLRRKDRDQSIRFIDVDAHDYSPEQWSGISYRQAMARIHAINADGTVLTDVAVFREAYRLIGLGWLYAPTRWPVIGPVVDIFYGVWARYRLKITNRASLDQLCLDRCERPF; via the coding sequence ATGAGCACGAGCCCTGAGCTCACCCTTCTTTTCGACGGGGGCTGTCCACTCTGCGTTCGTGAGGTGACGTTTTTGCGTCGTAAGGATCGCGATCAGTCCATCCGTTTTATTGATGTCGATGCACACGACTACTCCCCGGAGCAGTGGTCTGGTATTAGTTATCGCCAGGCGATGGCGAGGATTCATGCCATCAATGCCGATGGAACAGTGCTCACTGATGTCGCGGTGTTTCGTGAGGCTTATCGCCTGATTGGGCTCGGTTGGCTGTATGCACCAACCCGCTGGCCAGTGATTGGTCCAGTGGTTGACATTTTCTATGGTGTATGGGCTCGGTACCGGCTAAAGATCACCAACCGTGCATCGCTAGATCAACTCTGTTTGGATCGATGCGAGCGCCCGTTCTGA
- a CDS encoding magnesium chelatase subunit H — MFTQVRSANRRVAPVEGQTHKSVMKAVYVVLEPQYQNALTQAATALNASGSELGIELSGYLIEELRNDVNYEDFKKDVSEADVFIASLIFIEDLAQKVVDAVTPHRDRLKAAVVFPSMPEVMRLNKLGSFSMAQLGQSKSAIAGFMKKRKEAGGAGFQDAMLKLLNTLPTVLKYLPVEKAQDARSFMLSFQYWLGGTPDNLRNFLLMLADKYVFPAEEGEERPLMDVAAPEVFPDLGIWHPLAPSMFEDLKEYLNWTSSRTDLSEEALRGPVIGLVLQRSHIVTGDDAHYVATIQELEFRGARVIPVFCGGLDFSKPVNAFFYDPLNPEQPLVDGIVSLTGFALVGGPARQDHPKAVESLKKLNRPYMVALPLVFQTTQEWEDSDLGLHPVQVALQIAIPELDGAIEPIVLSGRDDATGKAHTLQDRVDAIAERAIRWSSLRIKPRFDKKLAITVFSFPPDKGNVGTAAYLDVFGSIHRVMEEMKAKGYDIKDLPATPRALLEAVINDANAMQGSPDLSIAHRMSVEEYERLTPYSERLEENWGKPPGNLNSDGQNLLVFGRHFGNVFVGVQPTFGYEGDPMRLLYSRSASPHHGFAAYYTYLEKIWKADAVLHFGTHGSLEFMPGKQMGMSETCYPDSLIGSLPNLYYYAANNPSEATIAKRRGYASTISYLTPPAENAGLYKGLKELGELVGSYQQLREGGRGVQIVNTIVETARQCNLDKDVDLSEEDASTLDLEGRDALVGAVYRQLMEIESRLLPCGLHTIGKPPTAEEAIATLVSIAALERDEDGLRSLPGLLAESIERTIEDVYKGNDSGVLADVELNRTITETSRAAVSAMVRAVTGSDGRVNLRNNWSWFGNLLSRFGIKRSSPWLKACRTKGFSEVDPTELDKLFGYLRFCLEQVCADMEMESLLKALDGEYILPGPGGDPIRNPGVLPSGKNIHALDPQAIPTKAAVAAAKGVVDKLIERQREEQGDWPETIACVLWGTDNIKTYGESLAQILWFVGVKPMPDSVGRVNKLELISLEELGRPRVDVVVNCSGVFRDLFINQMALIDQAVKMAAEADEPLEQNFVRKHALEQAEKEGSSLRDAACRVFSNASGSYSSNVNLAVENSTWEEEGELQEMYLSRKTFAFNADNPGEMNQKREVFENVMKTADVTFQNLDSAEISLTDVSHYFDSDPTKLIAGLRDDGKAPTSYIADTTTANAQVRSLSETIRLDSRTKLLNPKWYEGMLDSGYEGVREVAKRLNFTLGWSATSGSVDNFVYEEANETFINDPEMRKRLLDLNPNSFRRIVGTLLEVHGRGYWETSDENIQQLQELYQEVEDRIEGVTTTES, encoded by the coding sequence ATGTTTACACAGGTCCGCTCCGCAAATCGCCGAGTTGCTCCTGTGGAGGGTCAAACCCATAAATCCGTCATGAAGGCGGTCTATGTGGTTTTGGAGCCCCAATATCAAAATGCACTCACTCAGGCAGCCACTGCTCTGAATGCCAGTGGAAGTGAACTTGGAATCGAACTCAGTGGATACCTGATTGAAGAGCTTCGAAATGACGTTAATTACGAAGACTTCAAGAAGGATGTTTCTGAAGCAGACGTCTTCATCGCCTCGTTGATCTTCATTGAGGATCTGGCTCAGAAAGTCGTCGATGCCGTTACGCCGCATCGTGACCGTCTCAAAGCGGCGGTTGTCTTCCCCTCAATGCCGGAGGTGATGCGCCTCAACAAACTCGGCAGCTTCTCGATGGCTCAGCTCGGGCAGAGCAAGAGTGCCATCGCTGGCTTCATGAAAAAGCGCAAGGAGGCTGGCGGTGCTGGCTTCCAGGACGCAATGCTCAAGCTCCTGAACACCCTGCCCACTGTTCTGAAATATTTGCCCGTTGAGAAAGCGCAGGACGCTCGCAGCTTCATGCTCAGCTTCCAGTACTGGCTGGGTGGCACACCAGACAATCTGCGCAACTTCTTACTCATGCTGGCTGACAAATATGTCTTCCCTGCTGAGGAAGGAGAGGAGAGACCTCTCATGGACGTTGCTGCCCCCGAAGTGTTTCCTGACCTGGGCATCTGGCATCCACTGGCACCGTCGATGTTCGAGGACCTCAAGGAGTACCTCAACTGGACGTCCAGCCGCACCGATCTATCCGAGGAAGCCCTCAGGGGCCCTGTGATCGGACTTGTGCTGCAGCGCAGCCACATCGTCACCGGAGACGATGCCCACTACGTCGCAACCATCCAGGAACTTGAGTTCCGTGGTGCCCGGGTGATTCCCGTGTTCTGCGGGGGGCTCGATTTCTCGAAGCCCGTCAATGCCTTTTTCTACGACCCTCTCAATCCTGAGCAACCTCTTGTTGACGGCATCGTTTCCCTCACCGGTTTTGCCTTAGTTGGGGGACCCGCCCGTCAAGATCATCCGAAAGCAGTCGAATCACTCAAAAAACTCAATCGTCCCTACATGGTGGCTTTGCCACTGGTCTTTCAGACGACCCAAGAATGGGAAGACAGTGACCTCGGTTTGCATCCCGTTCAGGTTGCACTTCAAATTGCCATTCCAGAGCTAGACGGCGCAATCGAACCGATTGTTCTCTCAGGCAGAGATGACGCCACCGGCAAAGCTCACACACTGCAGGACCGAGTTGACGCCATCGCTGAAAGAGCAATCAGGTGGTCATCGCTGCGCATCAAACCCCGCTTTGACAAGAAGCTGGCCATCACAGTGTTCAGCTTCCCTCCCGACAAGGGCAACGTGGGCACTGCGGCCTATCTCGATGTCTTTGGCTCCATCCATCGCGTCATGGAGGAGATGAAAGCGAAGGGATACGACATCAAAGATCTGCCAGCAACTCCCCGTGCACTGCTGGAAGCGGTGATTAACGACGCCAATGCCATGCAGGGATCACCGGATCTTTCCATCGCCCACCGCATGAGCGTCGAGGAATACGAACGACTCACTCCCTACTCGGAACGGCTTGAGGAGAACTGGGGCAAACCTCCCGGAAACCTCAACAGTGATGGTCAGAACCTGTTGGTGTTTGGCAGGCACTTCGGCAACGTCTTTGTCGGCGTCCAGCCCACCTTTGGCTACGAGGGTGACCCCATGCGTCTGCTTTATTCACGCAGCGCCAGTCCTCATCACGGATTTGCCGCCTATTACACCTATCTAGAAAAAATCTGGAAGGCTGACGCCGTGCTGCATTTCGGCACCCACGGGTCGCTCGAATTCATGCCCGGCAAACAGATGGGGATGAGTGAAACCTGCTATCCCGACTCCCTGATCGGCTCCCTGCCGAACCTTTACTACTACGCCGCCAATAATCCGTCTGAAGCCACCATCGCTAAGCGTCGTGGTTATGCATCGACGATCAGCTATCTCACTCCGCCCGCGGAGAATGCCGGCCTTTACAAGGGGCTCAAAGAACTTGGCGAGTTGGTCGGCTCTTACCAACAACTTCGCGAGGGTGGTCGTGGTGTACAGATCGTCAACACCATTGTCGAAACAGCCCGCCAGTGCAACCTCGACAAGGATGTTGACCTCTCTGAGGAGGATGCCTCAACACTTGACCTTGAAGGCCGCGACGCACTTGTCGGAGCTGTCTATCGCCAACTGATGGAAATCGAGAGTCGCCTGCTTCCCTGCGGACTCCACACCATCGGCAAGCCCCCAACAGCCGAAGAAGCCATCGCCACCCTGGTGAGCATCGCAGCTCTTGAACGAGATGAAGACGGGCTTCGCTCCCTTCCCGGCCTGCTAGCTGAATCCATCGAGCGAACGATCGAAGACGTCTACAAAGGAAATGACAGCGGTGTCCTCGCTGATGTGGAACTGAACCGCACCATCACCGAAACGTCGCGTGCTGCAGTCTCCGCCATGGTCCGGGCCGTCACCGGCAGTGACGGGAGAGTCAACCTGCGCAACAACTGGTCTTGGTTCGGCAACTTGCTATCCCGCTTCGGCATCAAACGGTCGTCCCCATGGCTGAAGGCCTGCCGAACCAAAGGGTTCAGCGAGGTGGATCCAACAGAACTCGACAAGCTGTTCGGATACTTGCGTTTCTGCCTAGAGCAGGTTTGCGCCGACATGGAGATGGAAAGTCTTCTGAAAGCGCTCGACGGCGAATACATCCTTCCAGGGCCTGGAGGTGATCCAATCCGCAACCCGGGAGTGCTTCCCAGTGGCAAGAACATCCACGCCCTTGATCCACAGGCGATTCCAACCAAAGCAGCTGTTGCCGCGGCCAAAGGCGTTGTGGACAAGTTGATTGAGCGCCAACGCGAAGAGCAGGGAGACTGGCCCGAAACCATTGCCTGCGTCCTCTGGGGCACGGACAACATCAAGACCTACGGAGAATCTCTGGCTCAGATTCTCTGGTTTGTGGGTGTTAAGCCTATGCCGGACTCCGTGGGTCGGGTCAACAAACTCGAGCTGATTTCTCTCGAGGAGCTAGGACGCCCCCGCGTTGATGTGGTGGTGAACTGTTCCGGAGTCTTCCGCGATCTGTTTATCAACCAGATGGCGCTAATCGATCAGGCCGTGAAGATGGCAGCCGAAGCCGATGAGCCGCTTGAACAGAATTTTGTTCGCAAACATGCCCTTGAGCAGGCTGAGAAAGAGGGAAGCAGTTTGCGAGACGCTGCATGTCGGGTGTTCTCCAATGCCAGTGGCAGCTACAGCTCCAACGTGAATCTGGCCGTGGAAAACAGCACCTGGGAAGAGGAAGGAGAGCTGCAGGAAATGTATCTTTCCAGAAAAACCTTTGCCTTCAATGCTGACAATCCCGGTGAGATGAACCAAAAGCGCGAAGTCTTCGAGAATGTGATGAAAACCGCAGATGTCACATTCCAGAACCTCGACTCCGCTGAGATCTCCCTCACCGATGTAAGTCACTATTTTGACTCTGACCCCACGAAACTGATTGCAGGTCTTCGCGATGACGGCAAAGCACCTACCAGCTATATCGCCGATACCACCACTGCCAATGCTCAGGTTCGTTCCCTAAGCGAGACGATTCGTCTCGACTCCCGTACAAAACTTCTCAACCCAAAGTGGTACGAGGGAATGCTGGACTCGGGTTATGAGGGTGTTCGAGAAGTTGCGAAGCGCCTTAATTTCACTCTTGGTTGGAGTGCCACAAGTGGCTCAGTTGATAATTTCGTCTACGAAGAAGCCAATGAAACATTCATCAACGATCCTGAAATGCGCAAGCGTCTTCTAGATCTGAACCCCAACAGCTTTCGCAGGATCGTTGGAACTCTGCTCGAGGTGCACGGACGCGGATACTGGGAAACTTCTGATGAAAACATCCAACAATTGCAGGAGCTTTATCAAGAGGTAGAGGATCGAATTGAAGGAGTCACGACAACCGAATCCTGA